From a region of the Triticum aestivum cultivar Chinese Spring chromosome 7D, IWGSC CS RefSeq v2.1, whole genome shotgun sequence genome:
- the LOC123166348 gene encoding protein GLUTAMINE DUMPER 6, with translation MRPIREGEALVGVAGAPAAAAAGHGAHPGLWRTPTPYLFLGFALMMGLIAVALLVLVCTRRKPSGSSRRGSAGEDASARGMAPLDREPKVVVIMAGDDLPSFLASARPFAFPVAVNATDSGEQRQEDAA, from the coding sequence ATGAGGCCGATAAGGGAAGGCGAGGCGCTGGTGGGGGTCGCTGGGGCCCCGGCGGCGGCTGCGGCCGGCCACGGCGCGCACCCGGGGCTGTGGAGGACGCCGACGCCGTACCTCTTCCTCGGCTTCGCGCTCATGATGGGGCTCATCGCCGTGGCGCTGCTCGTGCTCGTCTGCACGCGCCGCAAGCCGTCCGGGTCGTCGCGCCGGGGGAGCGCCGGCGAGGACGCGTCGGCGCGCGGGATGGCGCCGCTCGACCGGGAGCCCAAGGTCGTCGTCATCATGGCCGGCGACGACTTGCCGTCCTTCCTCGCCAGCGCAAGGCCGTTCGCGTTCCCTGTTGCCGTGAACGCCACCGACTCCGGCGAGCAGCGGCAGGAGGACGCGGCGTAG
- the LOC123166298 gene encoding protein GLUTAMINE DUMPER 6 translates to MRPIREGEALVGVAGAPAAAGHGTHPGAWRTPTPYIFIGFTLMMGIIAVALLVLVCTRRKPSGSSRRGSAGEDASARGMAPLDREPKVVVIMAGDDLPSFLASARPFAFPDAVEPPRQADAV, encoded by the coding sequence ATGAGGCCGATCAGAGAAGGCGAGGCGCTGGTGGGAGTCGCCGGGGCGCCCGCGGCGGCCGGCCACGGCACGCACCCGGGGGCGTGGAGGACGCCGACACCGTACATCTTCATCGGCTTCACGCTCATGATGGGGATCATCGCGGTGGCGCTGCTCGTGCTCGTCTGCACGCGCCGCAAGCCGTCCGGGTCGTCGCGCCGGGGGAGCGCCGGCGAGGACGCGTCGGCGCGCGGGATGGCGCCGCTCGACAGGGAGCCCAAGGTCGTCGTCATCATGGCCGGCGACGACTTGCCGTCCTTCCTCGCCAGCGCCAGGCCGTTCGCGTTCCCTGACGCCGTCGAGCCGCCACGCCAGGCGGACGCGGTCTGA